The Streptomyces sp. NBC_00691 genome has a segment encoding these proteins:
- a CDS encoding sugar ABC transporter substrate-binding protein has protein sequence MNAMTRRTVIATATVSMALSLAACGQASGDDDSGDKGSSTKIGLLLPENKTSRYEALDRPQFEKAVKGACLACEVVYNNAVSDVVKQKQQFDQLVAGGVRVIALDPVDATKAAGWVKDAKAKGVKVVAYDRAIEGADAYVSHDNNRVGELQGEALLAALGPKADDADIVMINGDEKDPNAGLFKSGAHNALDGKVGKIAYEASGQWDPKIAGEKMSAAISSVGKDRIAAVYSANDGMAGGIVTALENAGIKGIPVGGQDAEIAGIQRIVAGTQTFTIYKSPLELAPKAAEVAVDLLMDLPLRARTETNGVPSHLLDPVVVDKTNIQSTVIEEGIYTAADICTPELAAKCTKLGLK, from the coding sequence ATGAACGCGATGACGCGTCGCACCGTCATAGCCACGGCCACGGTCTCGATGGCCCTCTCGCTCGCCGCCTGCGGCCAGGCCAGCGGCGACGACGACAGCGGTGACAAGGGCAGCTCGACCAAGATCGGCCTGCTCCTTCCCGAGAACAAGACCTCGCGGTACGAGGCACTGGACAGACCCCAGTTCGAGAAGGCCGTCAAGGGCGCCTGTCTCGCCTGCGAGGTCGTGTACAACAACGCGGTCTCCGACGTCGTCAAGCAGAAGCAGCAGTTCGACCAGCTCGTCGCCGGCGGCGTGAGGGTCATCGCGCTCGACCCGGTCGACGCGACCAAGGCCGCCGGCTGGGTCAAGGATGCCAAGGCCAAGGGCGTCAAGGTCGTCGCGTACGACCGCGCGATCGAGGGCGCGGACGCCTACGTGAGCCACGACAACAACAGGGTCGGCGAGCTCCAGGGCGAGGCCCTCCTCGCCGCGCTGGGCCCCAAGGCCGACGACGCCGACATCGTGATGATCAACGGCGACGAGAAGGACCCGAACGCCGGCCTCTTCAAGTCCGGCGCGCACAACGCCCTCGACGGCAAGGTCGGCAAGATCGCCTACGAGGCCTCCGGCCAGTGGGACCCGAAGATCGCCGGCGAGAAGATGTCCGCCGCGATCTCCTCGGTCGGCAAGGACAGGATCGCCGCGGTCTACTCGGCCAACGACGGCATGGCCGGGGGAATCGTCACCGCCCTCGAGAACGCCGGCATCAAGGGCATCCCGGTGGGCGGCCAGGACGCCGAGATCGCGGGCATCCAGCGCATCGTCGCCGGTACCCAGACCTTCACCATCTACAAGAGCCCCCTGGAGCTCGCCCCCAAGGCCGCCGAGGTCGCGGTCGATCTGCTGATGGATCTGCCCCTCCGCGCCAGGACCGAGACCAACGGTGTCCCGTCGCACCTCCTCGACCCGGTGGTCGTCGACAAGACGAACATCCAGTCCACAGTCATCGAGGAGGGCATCTACACGGCCGCCGACATCTGCACCCCCGAACTCGCCGCCAAGTGCACCAAGCTCGGCCTCAAGTAA
- a CDS encoding MFS transporter, whose product MANHDFRWAFIGRALMVLGYFSVVGYQLYILDDLIALPAGLNPPAAMAILAPVSMVAVALSTVVGGLLSDRWNRRKVFVGVSATLAGLVMVVPVASPTWTGMLVFSALNGLAFGCFMAVDTALVTLVLPRAQDAARDMGVLNVANAGPQIIAPFVASAIVTGLGGYTPLFLAGGALSLIGALAILPIRGVR is encoded by the coding sequence TTGGCGAACCACGACTTCCGATGGGCCTTCATCGGCCGCGCCCTGATGGTCCTGGGCTACTTCTCCGTCGTCGGCTACCAGCTGTACATCCTGGACGACCTCATCGCGCTCCCCGCGGGGCTGAACCCGCCCGCGGCGATGGCGATCCTCGCGCCGGTCTCGATGGTCGCTGTGGCGCTGTCCACCGTTGTCGGCGGACTACTGTCCGACCGCTGGAACCGCCGCAAGGTGTTCGTCGGCGTGTCCGCCACGCTGGCCGGACTGGTCATGGTGGTGCCCGTCGCCAGCCCGACCTGGACCGGCATGCTCGTGTTCAGCGCCCTCAACGGCCTCGCCTTCGGTTGCTTCATGGCCGTCGACACCGCGCTGGTCACCCTGGTCCTGCCCCGGGCGCAGGACGCGGCCCGGGACATGGGCGTCCTCAACGTCGCGAACGCCGGGCCGCAGATCATCGCGCCGTTCGTCGCCTCCGCCATCGTCACCGGCCTGGGCGGGTACACCCCGCTCTTCCTGGCAGGCGGCGCCCTGTCGCTGATCGGCGCGCTCGCCATCCTCCCGATCCGCGGCGTGCGCTGA
- a CDS encoding MFS transporter, translating to MATNELTDPIDPPAATGITATGDTATGITATGDTATGDTATTSEQEAPRQRGLMPLLLVANSAMMAVYMGVGSVLLPTQVAAIAPDDKVAVLGLIGGISAIFATAFNPIAGALSDRSGRRNPWILSGATGALIALAFLGNVSTALLVGIGWCLVQATMNTYQAAVTAIVPDRVPAARRGTASALVGLGMPIGGTAGVLIASQTTDQLRTGYLIFGAIVAVAALLLSVLCATHLAPSPRRKPGREPNSPPSSPRWRTTTSDGPSSAAP from the coding sequence ATGGCCACGAACGAGCTCACCGATCCGATCGATCCGCCCGCCGCCACCGGAATCACTGCCACCGGTGACACCGCCACCGGAATCACTGCCACTGGTGACACCGCCACCGGTGACACCGCCACCACCTCGGAACAGGAAGCTCCGCGCCAGCGCGGGCTCATGCCCCTGCTGCTGGTCGCCAACTCCGCGATGATGGCGGTCTACATGGGAGTCGGCTCCGTCCTCCTGCCCACCCAGGTCGCCGCGATCGCACCCGACGACAAGGTCGCCGTCCTGGGCCTGATCGGCGGCATCAGCGCCATCTTCGCGACGGCCTTCAACCCGATTGCGGGCGCCCTCTCCGACCGCAGCGGCCGCCGCAATCCCTGGATCCTGAGCGGCGCGACCGGTGCGCTGATCGCCCTGGCCTTCCTCGGGAACGTCTCCACCGCGCTGCTCGTCGGCATCGGCTGGTGTCTGGTCCAGGCGACGATGAACACGTACCAGGCGGCGGTCACCGCGATCGTGCCGGACCGCGTCCCCGCGGCCCGTCGCGGGACGGCGTCGGCGCTGGTGGGCCTCGGCATGCCGATCGGCGGAACCGCCGGCGTCCTCATCGCCTCGCAGACCACGGACCAACTGCGCACCGGCTACCTGATCTTCGGTGCGATCGTCGCCGTCGCCGCGCTGCTCCTCTCCGTCCTCTGCGCGACACACCTCGCGCCGAGCCCGCGGCGGAAACCCGGAAGGGAACCCAACTCGCCGCCTTCCTCTCCGCGTTGGCGAACCACGACTTCCGATGGGCCTTCATCGGCCGCGCCCTGA
- the surE gene encoding 5'/3'-nucleotidase SurE, with product MRVLPPAMLILCTAVLSGTAPAGAVAPTVTSPQTGPTAARPGPHVAPLRILLTNDDGYNAPGIRTAFERLTAAGHDVTIVAPLTNQSGAGTKMSSAPTITVKHPEPKVWAVDGSPGDSVAFGLSEVFGGDAPDLVVSGTNFGPNVAGLATHSGTVGGAVVAVESGVPAIALSTGGVSVPDPVTTVNAMGPTLDFAVKLIDRLRVRAKSGPLLPKGVGLNVNHPVVGTDGRGTAVGVSTTFQDAQTILEPDFTDSGDGTWKAEVRVDLRSPAKGGDLEAVSAGRIAVSPINANWNTGPADHVVTSALIAGLRP from the coding sequence ATGCGCGTTCTGCCGCCGGCCATGCTGATCCTCTGCACCGCGGTCCTCTCCGGAACCGCGCCCGCCGGCGCCGTCGCACCGACCGTCACCTCGCCGCAGACCGGCCCGACGGCCGCGCGGCCCGGGCCGCACGTGGCCCCGCTGCGGATCCTGCTCACCAACGACGACGGCTACAACGCGCCCGGCATCCGCACGGCGTTCGAGCGGCTCACCGCCGCCGGGCACGACGTCACCATCGTCGCCCCGCTGACCAACCAGAGCGGTGCGGGTACGAAGATGTCGAGCGCCCCCACGATCACGGTGAAGCACCCCGAGCCGAAGGTCTGGGCCGTCGACGGAAGCCCCGGAGACTCGGTGGCCTTCGGACTCTCCGAGGTGTTCGGGGGCGACGCTCCCGACCTGGTGGTGTCCGGCACCAACTTCGGGCCGAACGTCGCCGGGCTCGCCACCCACTCCGGTACGGTCGGCGGCGCCGTCGTCGCCGTGGAGTCGGGCGTTCCTGCCATCGCGCTGAGCACAGGCGGCGTCTCCGTGCCCGACCCGGTCACCACCGTCAACGCGATGGGCCCGACGCTCGACTTCGCCGTCAAGCTCATCGACCGGCTCCGTGTACGGGCGAAGTCGGGTCCGCTGCTGCCCAAGGGTGTCGGTCTGAACGTGAACCATCCCGTCGTCGGCACCGACGGCAGGGGCACCGCCGTGGGCGTGTCGACCACGTTCCAGGACGCGCAGACGATCCTCGAACCGGACTTCACCGACTCCGGCGACGGCACCTGGAAGGCCGAGGTGAGGGTGGACCTGCGCTCGCCCGCGAAGGGCGGTGACCTGGAGGCCGTCAGCGCCGGACGGATCGCCGTCAGTCCGATCAACGCGAACTGGAACACCGGCCCCGCCGACCACGTCGTCACCTCTGCCCTGATCGCAGGCCTACGTCCCTGA